The proteins below are encoded in one region of Pseudonocardia sp. DSM 110487:
- the recG gene encoding ATP-dependent DNA helicase RecG encodes MNAIDMSSALEPLVGKRTAQALESLDIATVGELVRHYPRRYVDRGKLTDIAGLEIGEQATLVAQVEKSVLRDMRSRRGKLLGVVIRDEKGATIDCTFFNGHKVQHIIKPGMRAVFSGKVGVFNNKLQLTHPQFEPLDEADEVRPFLSVYPATGKITSQQVARCVRQVLDLLDDPTDPLPELVRSREKLADLARALRRIHVPESEADIHAARHRLVWDEAMGVQLALALRRQATAQRPAAACPPKPGALLDAFDAQLPFALTAGQHAVGTEISADLAREHPMNRLVQGDVGAGKTVVALRAMLQVVDGGRQAALLAPTEVLAAQHARSLRALLGPLGKAGELGASEQATNITLLTGSLGAKARRQALLDAQSGAAGIVVGTHALIQDHVGFADLGLVVVDEQHRFGVEQRDALRSRGELAPHMLVMTATPIPRTVAMTVYGDLEVSALRELPSGRSPIATTVVPLAEKPSWFDRVWRRVHEEVAAGHQAYVVCPRVGGADNGADAEPELVDTEDPDIGADSDDGQAKRPPLAVLEVAPKLADGALHGLRIGVLHGKLPPDEKDAVMRAFERAELDVLVATTVIEVGVDVPNATGMVILDADRFGLSQLHQLRGRVGRGSAAGVCLLVTDMPAGTSARERLDAIAGTTDGFELARLDLELRREGDVLGALQSGRRSGLRLLSLLRHEEVISKAQVYAAHIVADDPGLRRHPGLAALVGETVGDEERAAYLDKV; translated from the coding sequence GAGCTCGTGCGCCACTACCCGCGCCGCTACGTCGACCGCGGCAAGCTCACCGACATCGCCGGTCTGGAGATCGGCGAGCAGGCCACGCTCGTGGCGCAGGTGGAGAAGTCGGTGCTGCGCGACATGCGCTCGCGGCGGGGCAAGCTGCTGGGCGTCGTCATCCGCGACGAGAAGGGCGCCACGATCGACTGCACCTTCTTCAACGGCCACAAGGTGCAGCACATCATCAAGCCCGGGATGCGCGCGGTGTTCTCCGGGAAGGTCGGGGTGTTCAACAACAAGCTCCAGCTCACGCACCCGCAGTTCGAGCCGCTCGACGAGGCCGACGAGGTGCGCCCGTTCCTGTCGGTCTACCCGGCCACCGGCAAGATCACCTCGCAGCAGGTGGCCCGCTGCGTCCGGCAGGTCCTCGACCTGCTCGACGACCCCACCGACCCACTCCCCGAGCTGGTGAGGAGCAGGGAGAAGCTCGCGGACCTCGCGCGGGCGCTGCGGCGGATCCACGTGCCCGAGTCCGAGGCCGACATCCACGCCGCCCGCCACCGCCTCGTGTGGGACGAGGCGATGGGCGTGCAGCTCGCGCTCGCGCTGCGCCGCCAGGCCACCGCACAGCGCCCCGCGGCGGCCTGCCCGCCGAAGCCGGGCGCGCTGCTCGACGCGTTCGACGCCCAGCTGCCGTTCGCCCTCACCGCGGGCCAGCACGCCGTCGGCACCGAGATCTCCGCCGACCTCGCCCGCGAGCACCCGATGAACCGGCTCGTGCAGGGCGACGTCGGCGCGGGCAAGACCGTCGTCGCGCTGCGGGCGATGCTCCAGGTCGTCGACGGAGGCCGCCAGGCGGCGCTGCTCGCGCCCACCGAGGTGCTCGCCGCCCAGCACGCCCGCTCGCTGCGCGCGCTACTCGGCCCGCTCGGCAAGGCGGGCGAGCTCGGCGCGTCCGAGCAGGCCACGAACATCACGCTGCTCACCGGCTCGCTCGGCGCGAAGGCCCGCCGGCAGGCGCTGCTCGATGCGCAGTCGGGCGCCGCGGGCATCGTCGTCGGCACCCACGCCCTGATCCAGGACCACGTCGGGTTCGCCGACCTCGGCCTCGTCGTCGTCGACGAGCAGCACCGGTTCGGCGTCGAGCAGCGCGACGCACTGCGCAGCCGCGGCGAGCTGGCCCCGCACATGCTGGTCATGACGGCCACCCCGATCCCGCGCACCGTCGCGATGACGGTATACGGCGACCTGGAGGTCTCGGCGCTCCGCGAGTTGCCCAGTGGGCGCTCGCCGATCGCCACCACGGTCGTCCCGCTCGCGGAGAAGCCGAGCTGGTTCGACCGGGTGTGGCGCCGCGTGCACGAGGAGGTCGCGGCCGGCCACCAGGCCTACGTGGTGTGCCCGCGGGTCGGCGGCGCTGACAACGGCGCGGACGCCGAACCCGAACTCGTCGACACCGAGGATCCCGACATCGGGGCCGACTCCGACGACGGCCAGGCGAAGCGCCCGCCGCTCGCCGTGCTGGAGGTCGCACCCAAGCTCGCCGACGGCGCGCTGCACGGCCTGCGGATCGGCGTGCTGCACGGCAAGCTGCCGCCCGACGAGAAGGACGCCGTGATGCGGGCCTTCGAGCGGGCCGAGCTCGACGTCCTGGTGGCCACCACGGTCATCGAGGTCGGCGTGGACGTGCCCAACGCCACCGGGATGGTCATCCTCGACGCCGACCGCTTCGGGCTCTCCCAGCTCCACCAGCTGCGCGGCCGCGTCGGCCGCGGGTCGGCGGCGGGGGTGTGCCTGCTGGTCACCGACATGCCGGCCGGCACATCCGCGCGGGAGCGCCTCGACGCCATCGCGGGCACCACCGACGGCTTCGAGCTCGCGCGCCTCGACCTCGAGCTGCGCCGCGAGGGCGACGTGCTGGGCGCCCTGCAGTCCGGCCGCCGCTCCGGTCTGCGCCTCCTGTCACTGTTGCGCCACGAGGAGGTCATCTCCAAGGCGCAGGTCTACGCGGCACACATCGTGGCCGACGACCCGGGCCTGCGTCGCCACCCCGGGCTCGCCGCCCTCGTCGGCGAGACCGTCGGCGACGAGGAGCGCGCCGCCTACCTCGACAAGGTCTGA
- a CDS encoding anti-sigma factor RsbA family regulatory protein, whose translation MTSSPLPAESEPFRHPALFYRDMDEYLAGTLPFIEAGLDAGEPVAVAVPGLQLEALRSALAGSATQVRLIDMTEAGRNPGRILPGVLFAFADDHRDAELVRIIGEPIWPGRTDVEYPACVQHEALINQAFTGRNVEILCPYDVAGLPPDVLEDAERTHPTVIGPAGQRSSPRYAPDEVLADYNEAMAVPPGVATLLVDAGTLPEARAFAMAGARRAGLRQDRADDFEFGVNELVTNSIEHARSLSALRVWVEDGHLVAEVSDSGRLEDPLAGRRPAPPEQSRGRGLLLVNHLTDLVRIHRSGQGTTIRIYMKL comes from the coding sequence CTGACCTCGTCCCCGTTGCCAGCCGAGTCCGAACCGTTCCGGCACCCGGCGCTGTTCTACCGCGACATGGACGAGTACCTCGCCGGCACGCTGCCGTTCATCGAAGCCGGTCTCGACGCGGGTGAGCCGGTGGCCGTCGCCGTGCCAGGTCTCCAGCTGGAGGCGCTGCGGTCTGCACTGGCAGGTTCCGCCACGCAGGTGCGGCTGATCGACATGACGGAGGCGGGGCGCAACCCTGGGCGGATCCTGCCGGGCGTGCTCTTCGCGTTCGCCGACGACCACCGCGACGCCGAGTTGGTGCGGATCATCGGCGAGCCGATCTGGCCGGGACGTACCGACGTGGAGTACCCGGCATGCGTCCAGCACGAGGCACTGATCAACCAGGCGTTCACGGGCCGGAACGTCGAGATCCTCTGCCCCTACGACGTCGCGGGCCTGCCCCCGGACGTCCTCGAGGACGCCGAGCGCACCCACCCGACCGTGATCGGGCCCGCCGGGCAGCGCAGCAGCCCTCGGTACGCGCCCGACGAGGTGCTGGCCGACTACAACGAGGCCATGGCCGTGCCGCCCGGGGTGGCCACGCTGCTCGTCGACGCCGGGACGTTGCCGGAGGCGAGGGCGTTCGCGATGGCCGGGGCGCGCCGGGCCGGCCTGCGGCAGGACCGGGCCGACGACTTCGAGTTCGGCGTCAACGAGCTGGTCACCAACAGCATCGAGCACGCCCGCAGCTTGAGCGCGTTGCGGGTGTGGGTGGAGGACGGGCATCTCGTGGCCGAGGTGTCCGACTCCGGCCGGTTGGAGGACCCGCTGGCGGGTCGGCGGCCGGCCCCGCCCGAGCAGTCGCGCGGGCGCGGGCTGCTGCTGGTGAACCACCTCACCGACCTCGTGCGGATCCACCGGTCGGGGCAGGGCACCACGATCCGGATCTACATGAAGCTCTGA